The genomic region TGCCCGCAGGTCGGCGCGGATCTGCTCGTCGGCACGCTCGGCGACGACGGCCAGTTCCTCGGCGAAGGTCGGGGCGGACGTCGGGGGCGCGAGGGTGAGGAAGTCGGCGGTCCACCGCGGCTCGAACGACGCCGCCAGCAACGCCCGGACCGCCGGCCGCCGCGCCAACATCCGCTGGTAGGCGTCGACATGCGGCCGCCGCCAGGCGTGCTGCCACGGGCGACGCGGGCTGTGCAGCGCCCGCAGCGCGGCGACGGTGTCGGTCATCGGCGAGATGACGAACCGGCCGCGCGCGAGCAGGTCGACCGGTACCTGCCAGACGGTCATGTTTCGCCTCCAGCCGTAACTCTACCGACCCGCATCGGCGCGCCCCGAGGATCATGGGCGTGAGGACGTACTCGGATCTGTTCGCCGTCCACGAATTCCGCAACCTCTTCCTGGCCAACTGCGCCGGCATCGCCGCACACACCACCTCGTCGCTGGCCCTCGGCTCGCTGACCTACGCCGCGACCGGTTCGGCCCTGCTCACCGCGCTGAGTATGTTCGGGGCGCCGCTGGCCAGCGTGCTGGGCAGCCTGACCCTGCTCTCCGCCGCGGACAGCCTTCCGCCGCGCCGCGCGTTGACCCTCGCCGCGCTGGTCGCCCTCGCCGGGGCGGCGCTGCAGGTCGTACCGGGGCTGCCGCTGGGCGTCCGGTTCGCCGTCATCCTGCTCGTCGCCTACGCGGGGTCGGTCACCGGCGGCGCCCGGTGGGCGCTGATCAACGACATCCTGCCCGCCGGCGCGTACGTGCTGGGCCGCTCCACGATGAACGTCAGCGTGGGCGTCATGCAGATCGCCGGCTTCGGAGCGGGCGGTCTGCTGCTGGTCTGGCTGAGCCCGTACCAGGTGTTCCTCGTCGCCACCGTGCTGCGGGCCGTGGCGGTGGCGGTGACCTGGTTCGGCCTGCGGGAGCGCCCGGCCCGGACCGGGCAGCCCACGTCGACGGCTCGGACCCTGCGGATCAACCGCGAGCTGTGGGCGGATCCGGGACGGCGGTCGCTCTACCTCAACCTGTGGCTGCCCAGCGGTCTGGTCGTCGGCTGCGAGGCGCTGTTCCTGCCGTACGCGGGCGACCGGGCGGGTTTCCTCTTCGCCGCCGGCGCCCTCGGCATGCTCGCCGGTGACGTGCTCGTGGGGCGGTTCCTGTCCCCGGTGGCGCGCCAGCGGTGCGTCCTGCCGCTGCGGCTCCTGCTACCCGTGCCGTACCTCGCCTTCCTGCTCGGCCCGGGATTGCCCCTGGCGATGCTCCTCGCCCTGGTCGCCTCGTTCGGCTTCGCGGTCTCGCTGCCGCTGCAGGAGCAGTTGATCGCGCACTCTCCGCCGGACGCTAGTGGTCAGGTGCTCGGCCTGCAACAGAACGGGATGCTCACCGGCCAGGCGGTGTTCGCGGCCCTGGCCGGGGCGGTCGCGGACCTGATGCCGACACACCGGGCGGTCGCGGTGCTGGCCGGCCTGTCGCTGGTCACGACGCTGCTGCTCACCCGGGGTCTGCGCCACACCCGGCCGGCGCCGGCACCGGCGCACGCCATCCAGCCAACCGGATCCGCGCGATGACTTCCCCTTGTTCGTCTTGGTGCGCCCGCATCGAGGTGTGATAAGACGCCGGGTACGGACCCCTTCGAGAAAGGACCAGCGCCGTGACCACGCCCCACTCGACCATCCCCCGGTTCCACCTCGCCATGCCCGTCGACGACCTCGACGCCGCCCGCCACTTCTACGGGAAGATCATCGGGTGTGAGCAGGGACGCAGCGCGGAGACCTGGATCGACTGGAACCTGCGCGGCCACCAGTTCGTGACACATTTCGCCCCGTCC from Micromonospora sp. WMMD812 harbors:
- a CDS encoding MFS transporter; protein product: MRTYSDLFAVHEFRNLFLANCAGIAAHTTSSLALGSLTYAATGSALLTALSMFGAPLASVLGSLTLLSAADSLPPRRALTLAALVALAGAALQVVPGLPLGVRFAVILLVAYAGSVTGGARWALINDILPAGAYVLGRSTMNVSVGVMQIAGFGAGGLLLVWLSPYQVFLVATVLRAVAVAVTWFGLRERPARTGQPTSTARTLRINRELWADPGRRSLYLNLWLPSGLVVGCEALFLPYAGDRAGFLFAAGALGMLAGDVLVGRFLSPVARQRCVLPLRLLLPVPYLAFLLGPGLPLAMLLALVASFGFAVSLPLQEQLIAHSPPDASGQVLGLQQNGMLTGQAVFAALAGAVADLMPTHRAVAVLAGLSLVTTLLLTRGLRHTRPAPAPAHAIQPTGSAR